Proteins co-encoded in one Metabacillus sp. KUDC1714 genomic window:
- a CDS encoding DEAD/DEAH box helicase, producing MNVKTNFDSSWQEGFFERLESDGPWSNWELFKLSYEVQQHTAVPSFEGLQAPKHLPHFTPLPHQLEVAQRVVEKMNGKAILADEVGLGKTIEAGLILKEYMIRGLVKKVLILVPASLVSQWARELTEKFFIPAVEQKKSYVWESCDVVVSSIDTAKRSPHREIVYEQSYDLVIIDEAHKLKNNKTKNYEFVQNLKKKYCLLLTATPVQNRVEEIFNLVSLLKPGHLGNEAYFTEVFSAKERSLEDHEHLRELINKVMIRNRRGDTGIDWPKRHVETVPIDFSETEQHLYDTISALKTSSQYAANTFSIMTLQREACSSREAVYMTLKKMLDRPEEEEAVLPNNVIKDIMMAIDGVTQNTKALKVVELIKNINDKVIIFTEYRATQFYLQWFLQQNGITSVPFRGGFKRGKKDWMKELFKNRVQVLIATEAGGEGINLQFCHNIINYDLPWNPMRLEQRIGRIHRLGQEHDVHIYNMATRNTMEEHILKLLYEKIHLFEKVIGELDEILTRLEIKNFEEHIQDIMYNSKSDGEMKIKMENLTSILDYAQHSQEQRKAASGNQ from the coding sequence ATGAATGTAAAGACAAACTTTGATTCATCCTGGCAGGAAGGATTTTTTGAAAGGCTTGAAAGTGATGGACCATGGTCAAACTGGGAATTATTTAAACTCAGCTATGAAGTCCAGCAGCATACAGCTGTTCCTTCATTTGAAGGCTTACAAGCACCTAAGCACCTTCCACATTTCACCCCGCTGCCTCATCAATTAGAGGTTGCGCAAAGAGTGGTGGAAAAAATGAATGGAAAAGCCATTTTAGCCGATGAAGTTGGTTTAGGAAAAACGATTGAAGCAGGACTAATTTTAAAAGAATATATGATTCGTGGTCTTGTAAAAAAGGTATTAATCTTAGTTCCTGCATCACTTGTTTCCCAATGGGCTCGAGAGCTAACTGAAAAATTTTTCATTCCAGCTGTTGAGCAAAAGAAAAGCTATGTATGGGAATCATGTGATGTTGTTGTATCCTCGATTGATACAGCAAAACGCAGCCCACACCGTGAAATAGTCTATGAACAATCCTACGATCTTGTGATCATTGATGAAGCTCACAAGCTTAAAAATAATAAAACCAAAAACTATGAATTTGTACAAAATTTAAAGAAAAAATATTGTTTATTGTTAACTGCTACACCTGTTCAAAACAGAGTAGAAGAAATTTTCAACCTCGTGTCCCTACTAAAGCCAGGGCACCTTGGGAATGAGGCATACTTTACAGAGGTTTTTTCAGCAAAAGAACGTTCATTAGAGGATCATGAACATTTACGAGAGTTAATAAATAAGGTCATGATTCGAAATCGCCGTGGTGACACTGGAATCGATTGGCCAAAACGCCATGTTGAAACCGTGCCAATCGACTTTTCAGAAACAGAACAACATCTATATGACACGATTTCAGCATTAAAAACTTCCTCTCAATATGCGGCAAATACATTTTCAATCATGACACTTCAACGTGAAGCATGCAGCAGTCGCGAAGCTGTTTATATGACATTAAAGAAAATGCTAGATCGCCCAGAGGAAGAAGAAGCCGTTCTGCCTAATAACGTAATTAAAGACATTATGATGGCGATCGATGGTGTCACACAAAATACAAAAGCTCTAAAGGTTGTTGAGCTCATTAAAAACATTAACGACAAAGTAATCATTTTCACGGAATACAGAGCTACTCAATTTTATCTACAATGGTTTTTACAGCAAAACGGCATTACTTCTGTTCCCTTCCGTGGCGGCTTTAAACGTGGAAAAAAAGACTGGATGAAGGAACTCTTCAAAAATCGAGTGCAAGTTCTTATTGCAACAGAAGCTGGCGGTGAAGGGATCAATCTTCAATTCTGTCACAACATCATCAATTACGACTTACCTTGGAATCCAATGAGACTTGAGCAACGAATCGGCCGGATTCATCGTCTAGGACAAGAGCATGATGTCCATATTTACAATATGGCAACAAGAAACACAATGGAAGAACACATCCTAAAGCTTTTATATGAAAAAATACATTTGTTTGAAAAAGTCATTGGTGAACTAGATGAGATTTTAACAAGATTAGAAATTAAAAATTTCGAAGAGCACATCCAAGACATTATGTACAATTCGAAAAGTGACGGCGAAATGAAAATCAAGATGGAAAACTTAACCTCAATCCTTGATTATGCTCAGCATTCTCAAGAGCAAAGAAAGGCTGCTAGTGGAAATCAATAG